The Choloepus didactylus isolate mChoDid1 chromosome 13, mChoDid1.pri, whole genome shotgun sequence genome contains a region encoding:
- the LOC119507692 gene encoding thymic stromal lymphopoietin: protein MAFFREIFVLQLVGLVLTYNFTDCGFEKIREDYDKIIYQCLHMIQIKSTKFSKLDYCKDWLRTLLLSNLREGNLSPDGAGFWESASSGGKANRELGPGATSGTPGSHASALAPPPGSRLRPETRERALRSDILATPFLPSCVHYFSLSSTVTSTSASAFPLTRIVLVVSPNSSLNSCQLFLPFSFPSLPPCPPPSVLRSFLFSLFSPFLIIFAACEQPDCLTNIVRVTFNLTYGCTSLAKEIAVKTNATLTQHCPDYPGSQINNIQTVKKRMRREVITNKCLEQVFNLQGLWGRFSRIAPKQNKSSLLQ from the exons ATGG CTTTTTTCAGGGAGATCTTCGTCTTGCAACTGGTAGGGCTGGTGCTAACCTACAATTTCACTGACTGTGGCTTTGAAAAGATTAGAGAGGATTATGACAAAATCATTTACCAATGCCTGCATATGATCCAG ATAAAAAGTACCAAGTTCAGCAAGCTCGACTACTGTAAAGACTGG CTTCGGACGCTACTTCTGTCCAATTTAAGGGAAGGGAATCTCTCTCCGGATGGAGCGGGATTCTGGGAGAGCGCGTCCTCCGGAGGAAAGGCAAATCGGGAACTGGGACCAGGGGCTACGTCAGGGACACCCGGATCCCACGCCTCCGCGCTGGCGCCGCCTCCTGGCAGCCGCCTCCGCCCTGAGACGCGGGAGCGAGC ACTACGCTCCGATATTCTCGCAacgcccttccttccttcttgcgtTCATTACTTTTCCCTTTCCTCAACCGTGACCTCTACCTCTGCCTCTGCCTTTCCTCTTACTCGAATCGTCTTGGTTGTGTCTCCGAACTCCTCTCTAAATTCTTGCCAACTCTTCCtgcccttttcttttccctccctccctccctgcccccccccttCCGTCCTTCGTTCCTTCCTTTTTTcgttgttttctccttttctcataATCTTTGCTGCCTGTGAGCAGCCGGATTGCCTCACTAACATAGTACGCGTTACCTTCAATCTCACCTACGGCTGCACCTCACTCGCCAAGGAAATCGCAGTTAAAACTAACGCCACCCTAACTCAGCATTGCCCAGACTACCCTGGAAGTCAG ATAAATAATATCCAGACAGTGAAGaagagaatgagaagagaagtCATAACAAACAAATGCCTGGAACAAGTCTTTAACTTACAAGGATTGTGGGGTCGTTTCAGTCGTATTgcaccaaaacaaaataaatcttctTTATTACAGTAA